In the genome of Pseudomonas fluorescens, the window GCGTTTTTCGACAATCTGGCGCAACCCTGACAAATCCCGGGCAAAAGAAACCCCGAGAAGTGGGGAGACGACTCGGGGTTAAACGTGGTCTGTTTGGAGACCAGTAGCAGCAAGCTACAAGCACCGGAGCACAATGCTTGATCCTGCTGTTACAAAGTCTGACTGACCTGGGCGCGGGAAGGTTCCCACAAATATCCGTTCAATTGCGTCTGGCCAGCAGCTTGTCCTGCGCCGCATTACGCAATGCCGCGATGACACAAGGCTCAAGGCGTCCTTCAGCGATCAGCACGTCGCGATGCAAACCGTCGACCACATCCGTCAGCAAGCGTTTGTCTTTCAACTGGACCTGATTGAACTCGCGCTCGACCACCGTCGCGCCAATAGCATTCTTCAGGGTCACCCGGCATTCGCCACGAATGCCTGACGGGGTCAGTGTGACCTGATACGGACTCAGCGCCTCACCGAGCAACAAACTGATACTTTCCATCCCGATCACCACTCAATAGTCCGAAAACAACGTGCCTGGGGCATACCTACAACAAATGACCGCTGGCCCGAGAAGAAAGTTCTGGGTACTGACTGCAGGCGAACCTGCAACCCAGTCAAGAGAGCATGCACGGCGAACATGACAGAGAAAAAACGCAATCGTCACGTCTATCGGGTACGCCGGGCGATGTCGGCCCATCCCCCCAACAATCCTCGTAGCTGGCCATCGGCCGTGTAAAACGGCACTGTCCACTGGTAGATATCCCTGACACCGTCCTTGAACATCAATTGACGCTCGAAGAAGCGCGTCCTGCGCGTACTCAATTGCGCCAGGAACTCGGCATGCAGCAGTTCCGCAGTTTGTCTGGGCATGACATCGACCTCGATCAACTGCCGCCCCTGCATCCTGTCAAAGCGCGTCGACAAGGCGTCCTCATAACTTTTGTTGCACATGATCAAGCGCCCCTGCAGATCACGGACAAACATCGGGTCAGGCATGGCATCCATCAGGGCATGCTGGAATGCGAGCTGATCGCGCAGACTGCTTTGGGCCTCGACCCGTTGCCTGACCACCACCGCCAACCGCCGATTCCAGAGCAGGGACAACAGGCCGAACAGGCTGAGCACCAACACCCCCCAGCAGACCCACTGGTCAATCCGCTGCCAGAGGCCAGGCGGCTGTGGCACGGTAGCGCCACCGAACCATTTCAGACGAAGGTCGCGCAACTCCTGCGCAGGAAACGCCTCAAGCGCCTTGTTGAGGATACTCAGCAACTGCGGCTGACCTTTGCGCAACGTCAGATAATCCGCATCCCATTTGCCCGGCACCACAGCCCCGATCTGCAGCCGCCCCGACGGAAAATGCTGGGCGCCGATTTCGTTTTCGATGGTGACGTAGGCTTCGTCACTTTCAACCCAGGCACGGGCTTCGGCGTAGGTTTTAACCGAGCGCAATTCGATGGATGGATAATCGCGACGGATCACTGCTTCCAGTGCATGCCGGGTCGGCAGCACCAGTACCCGCTTCACCAGATCCTCCAGCGACTGCACCGGCGGCGCCCCAGCCTGCCCGACAAAGACCCATCCGGCACCGCCGAACGCATGGCTGAAATCGAGAAATACCTTGCGTTCGTCATTCATCGACAGGGTCGTACTCAAATCCGCTGCGCCGCTTTCCAGATGGGCCAGCATCTGATCGGTGGAAAAAGACTGTTCGTAAACGAACTGCAACCCCGTCATGTCACTGATGCGCTTGAGCAGGTCACTGTTCAAGCCCGTCCATTGGCCATGTTCATCCTTGAACAGGTACAACGGGTATTCCAGTGCCGTGACCACGACCTGTGGATTGCTGGCCATCCACTGCAACTCCTGGTCATCCAGCACGACCATTGAACGTGCGACAGACTTCCCACGCTCTTGAAGCGATGCAGGGCTCGCCCCTCCCCATTCGGCGATTCCCAGGATGCCGAAAAAAAACAGCCAGCGCGCGACTGGCTTGAACACACTTGTAAAGAGCATTCCCACGTCCTTGGTGATCCACTCGCCTGTCCTTTCGCGGCGATGACACGACAATTGTGCATGCAGAAATGAAAAAGCCCGTCAGGAGACGGGCTTCAAAATGTTACAGCGCTGACCGGTTACAGCGGCTTGCCGCGGTTGCCATGCTGACTGACAAAGGCCTGCACGGCCTTCAGGTCATTTGGCAATACGGTGCAACGTTCGTCTCGTTCAAACAAATCAGAAAGATGTGCAGGCAGTTCGAGTGCTTTTCCTACGCCGGCTTTTTCTACGGCGTCCGGGAATTTGACCGGGTGGGCGGTGCCCAGGATCACCATTGGAATGTCCAGGCTGCGACGGCATTCCCGCGCAGCTTTCACGCCGATGGCAGTGTGCGGATCCAGCACTTCACCGGTCTGCTCGTAGACTTCAGCGATGGTTTCGCAGGTTTGCGCGTCATCCACGGCCAGCGAGTCGAACAACTTGCGGGCTTCGGTCCAGCGCTCTTGCTCGACGCTGAAACCGCCGCCCTGCTTGAACGAATCCATCAGCCCGGCGATGGCCGCGCCGTTGCGACCATGCAGGTCGAACAGCAGACGTTCGAAGTTCGACGACACCATGATGTCCATGGACGGCGACAGCGTGGCGTGCAGGGTGTCCTTGACGTACTGGTTGCCGCTCATGAAGCGGTGCAGGATGTCGTTGCGGTTGGTGGCGACGATCAACTGGTTGATCGGCAGGCCCATGTTGCGCGCCAGGTAACCGGCGAAGATGTCGCCGAAGTTGCCGGTCGGCACCGAGAACGACACCGAACGCGCCGGGCCGCCCAGTTGCAGGGCTGCGTGGAAGTAGTAAACGATCTGGGCCATGATCCGCGCCCAGTTGATCGAGTTCACGGCGACCAGGCGCGTGCCTTTGAGGAAGCTCTGGTCGGCGAAGCTGGCCTTGACCATTTCCTGGCAGTCATCGAAGTTGCCTTCGATGGCGATGTTGTGGATGTTCTGACCGAAAATGGTGGTCATCTGCCGACGCTGTACTTCGGACACCCGGTTGTGCGGGTGCAGGATGAAGATGTCGACGTTTTCGCAGTGTTTGCAGCCTTCGATGGCAGCCGAACCGGTGTCACCGGAGGTGGCGCCGACGATCACCACGCGCTCGCCGCGCTTTTCCAGCACGTAGTCGAGCAGGCGACCGAGCAATTGCAGGGCGAAGTCCTTGAACGCCAGGGTCGGACCGTGGAACAGCTCCAGCACCCATTCGTTGCCGTTCAGCTGACGCAGCGGCGCAACGGCGCTGTGGGCGAACACACCGTAGGTTTCTTCGAGAATCTTTTTGAAATCGGCATCAGGAATGCTGCCGGTGACAAACGGGCGCATAACGCGGAAAGCCAGCTCGTGATACGGCAGGCCGGCCCACGAAGCGATTTCTTCCTGGGTGAAACGTGGCAGGTTTTCCGGGACGTACAGACCGCCGTCGGTGGCAAGGCCTGCCAGCAGGACGTCTTCGAAATTCAGGGCCGGTGCCTGGCCGCGGGTACTGATGTAACGCATGACTGACTCCAATGGACAGTGTTCGTAGTGCCGGGCCCGCAAGCGAGCCCGGTCAACGATATCGGCTTAGTTCAGGTGCTCGACACGGATCCGTACAACCGGACCGACCACACCCGCCAAGGCTTCCAAAGCAGCGATGGCATCGTTGATGTGCTGTTCCAGCACGCGGTGGGTCAGCAGAATCATCGGCACCAGGCCGTCGTGCTCCTCGGCTTCCTTCTGCATGATCGACTCGATGTTGATGCCGCGCTCCGAGAGGATGCTCGCAACCTGAGCCAACACGCCCGGATGATCCTTGGCCTGAATGCGCAGGTAGTAAGCGCTTTCGCAGGCCTCGATCGGCAGGATCGGGTGAGCCGACAGCGAATCCGGCTGGAACGCCAGGTGCGGTACGCGGTTTTCCGGGTCGGAAGTCATGGCGCGGACCACGTCCACCAGGTCGGCGATCACCGACGAAGCGGTCGGCTCCATGCCGGCGCCAGCGCCGTAGAACAGGGTCGAACCGGCAGCATCGCCGTTGACCATCACCGCGTTCATCACGCCGTTGACGTTGGCGATCAGGCGATCGGCCGGGATCAGCGTCGGGTGCACACGCAGTTCGATACCGGCCGCGGTGCTGCGCGCCACGCCCAGGTGCTTGATGCGGTAGCCCAACGCTTCGGCGTAGTTCACGTCGGCGGTGGTCAGCTTAGTGATGCCTTCGGTGTAAGCCTTGTCGAACTGCAACGGAATACCGAACGCGATGGACGCCAGGATCGTCAGCTTGTGAGCGGCGTCGATACCCTCGACGTCGAAGGTCGGATCGGCTTCGGCGTAACCCAGGGCCTGGGCTTCGGCCAATACGTCTTCGAAGGTGCGACCCTTCTCGCGCATTTCCGTCAGGATGAAGTTGCCGGTGCCGTTGATGATGCCGGCCACCCAGTTGATGCGGTTGGCGGACAGGCCTTCGCGGATCGCCTTGATCACCGGGATGCCACCGGCCACGGCCGCTTCGAACGCAACGATCACACCCTTCTCGCGGGCCTTGGCGAAAATTTCATTACCGTGAACGGCGATAAGCGCCTTGTTCGCGGTGACCACATGCTTGCCATTCTCGATGGCCTTGAGTACCAGCTCGCGGGCAACGGTGTAGCCGCCCATCAGCTCTATAACGATGTCGATCTCAGGGTTCGTGGCCACTTCGAAGACATCGTTGGTAATCGCAATACCGGTCGTTTGGAACTGAGGCTTTGGCGTGCGCATGGCAATTTGTGCCACTTCGATCCCACGCCCGGCACGACGAGCAATTTCCTCGGCGTTGCGCTGAAGTACGTTGAAGGTACCGCCACCGACGGTTCCTAACCCACAGATGCCTACTTTGACCGGTTTCACTGTGAACTCCCCATAAAACGGCCGACTCGAGGCCGGCCGTGAAAACAACCGCATACTCGCGGCTCTCTATTGATGGCCCGGCGATGTCGCTGCCGGACCATGATCGTCAAGGCTTGCCGTGACGATGCGAATTACTTCGCGCCCAGCGCCAGTTTGGCGACTTGTGGCGCAGGCTGGTAGCCCGGAATGACCTGACCGTCGGCCAAAACGATGGCCGGTGTGCCGTTCACGCCGATCGACTGACCGAGTGCGAACTGTTTGGAAACCGGGTTATCGCACTTGGCGGCCTTGATTTCCTTGCCGTCGACCATTTTGTCCATGGCCGCTTTCTTGTCTTTCGAGCACCACACCGCTTGCAGTTGCTCGTCACCCGGCGAGCCCAGGCCCTGGCGCGGGAACGCGACGTAACGCACTTCGATGCCGCGCTTGTTCAGCTCAGGCACTTCGGCGTGCAGCTTGTGGCAGTACGGGCAGGTGGTGTCGGTGAATACGGTGATATGCGACTTGGTTTCGCCAATGGCCGGGTAGACAACGGTTTCGGCAACCGGGATGGCGTTGATCAGCTTGGAGATGCCCAGGCGCTCGGTCTTCTCGGTCAGGTTGACCGGCTTGCCGTCCTTGAGATCGAACAGGTAGCCCTGAACCACGTACTGGCCGTCGGCGCTGGCGTACAGCACACGGCTGCCTTTTAGTTTGACTTCGTACAGGCCTGGCAACGGGCTGGCGGTGATGGTCTCTACCGGCACTTCGAGCTGGAGGTTTTCCAGGCTTTTACGAATGGCTTTGTCGGCCGCGTCATCGGCGACGGCAAAGGTGCTGACCAACGCAATGGCTGCGGCGGCGAAAATCTGGGTCAGACGCATGAGAACTCCTGAAGGCGAACATATGGGACGATCAGAACGCCCGTGCCGAAACACCGGGTCATAACCGCCCATCGTGCAAACCGGCCCAGCCTATCACATAAGGCCCCTGTGGCGAGGGGGCTTGCCCCCGTTGGGTTGCGAAGCAGCCCTACTTGGCGATCTCAATCCGACAGATAGACCGTACCATGAGGTTTGACGACTGCTGTGCAGCCGAACGGGGGCAAGCCCCCTCGCCACAGGTCCGCATTCCATTTGTAGCACTGCATCAACCCCGGGGGTGATGCCTGGCATGCAAATCCTGCAAGCGCGCCCTGGCAACATGGGTATAAATCTGCGTAGTCGACAAATCGCTGTGCCCCAACAGCATCTGCACCACCCGCAGGTCTGCACCGTGGTTGAGCAGGTGCGTGGCGAAGGCATGGCGCAAGGTGTGCGGCGACAGCGACTTGCCGATCCCGGCCACCCTGGCCTGGTGCTTGATCCGGTGCCAGAAGGTCTGGCGGGTCATCTGTTCGCCACGCTGGCTCGGGAACAACACATCGCTGGGACGCCCGCCAAGCAGTTCGCTGCGGGCATCACGCATGTAGCGCTCGACCCAGACAATCGCCTCCTCGCCCATCGGCACCAAACGCTCCTTGCTGCCCTTGCCCATCACCCGCAACACGCCTTGACGCAAATTGACTTGTTCCAGGGTGAGGCTGATCAACTCGGTCACCCGCAAGCCACAGGCATACAGCACTTCAAGCATGGCCCGGTCGCGCTGGCCGATGGCCTCGCTCAAATCAGGCGCCTTCAGCAAGGCTTCCACATCCGCCTCAGACAAGGACTTTGGCAGCGGCCTGCCGAGTTGCGGCATATCAACCCGTAACGTTGGATCAACGGCGATCATCTTTTCCCGCAACAGATAGCGATAGAAGCCACGCACACCCGAAAGAAATCGCGCAGTGGAACGTGGCTTGTAGTTTTGCTCCAGACGCCAGGCCAGGTGGTCGAGTATCAACTCGCGCCCGGCATTGACCAGCTCCAGTCCTTTGTCCTGTAACCAGCCGTTGAATAGCGCC includes:
- a CDS encoding DUF3509 domain-containing protein; amino-acid sequence: MESISLLLGEALSPYQVTLTPSGIRGECRVTLKNAIGATVVEREFNQVQLKDKRLLTDVVDGLHRDVLIAEGRLEPCVIAALRNAAQDKLLARRN
- a CDS encoding transporter substrate-binding domain-containing protein, which gives rise to MLFTSVFKPVARWLFFFGILGIAEWGGASPASLQERGKSVARSMVVLDDQELQWMASNPQVVVTALEYPLYLFKDEHGQWTGLNSDLLKRISDMTGLQFVYEQSFSTDQMLAHLESGAADLSTTLSMNDERKVFLDFSHAFGGAGWVFVGQAGAPPVQSLEDLVKRVLVLPTRHALEAVIRRDYPSIELRSVKTYAEARAWVESDEAYVTIENEIGAQHFPSGRLQIGAVVPGKWDADYLTLRKGQPQLLSILNKALEAFPAQELRDLRLKWFGGATVPQPPGLWQRIDQWVCWGVLVLSLFGLLSLLWNRRLAVVVRQRVEAQSSLRDQLAFQHALMDAMPDPMFVRDLQGRLIMCNKSYEDALSTRFDRMQGRQLIEVDVMPRQTAELLHAEFLAQLSTRRTRFFERQLMFKDGVRDIYQWTVPFYTADGQLRGLLGGWADIARRTR
- the thrC gene encoding threonine synthase, coding for MRYISTRGQAPALNFEDVLLAGLATDGGLYVPENLPRFTQEEIASWAGLPYHELAFRVMRPFVTGSIPDADFKKILEETYGVFAHSAVAPLRQLNGNEWVLELFHGPTLAFKDFALQLLGRLLDYVLEKRGERVVIVGATSGDTGSAAIEGCKHCENVDIFILHPHNRVSEVQRRQMTTIFGQNIHNIAIEGNFDDCQEMVKASFADQSFLKGTRLVAVNSINWARIMAQIVYYFHAALQLGGPARSVSFSVPTGNFGDIFAGYLARNMGLPINQLIVATNRNDILHRFMSGNQYVKDTLHATLSPSMDIMVSSNFERLLFDLHGRNGAAIAGLMDSFKQGGGFSVEQERWTEARKLFDSLAVDDAQTCETIAEVYEQTGEVLDPHTAIGVKAARECRRSLDIPMVILGTAHPVKFPDAVEKAGVGKALELPAHLSDLFERDERCTVLPNDLKAVQAFVSQHGNRGKPL
- a CDS encoding homoserine dehydrogenase, with the protein product MKPVKVGICGLGTVGGGTFNVLQRNAEEIARRAGRGIEVAQIAMRTPKPQFQTTGIAITNDVFEVATNPEIDIVIELMGGYTVARELVLKAIENGKHVVTANKALIAVHGNEIFAKAREKGVIVAFEAAVAGGIPVIKAIREGLSANRINWVAGIINGTGNFILTEMREKGRTFEDVLAEAQALGYAEADPTFDVEGIDAAHKLTILASIAFGIPLQFDKAYTEGITKLTTADVNYAEALGYRIKHLGVARSTAAGIELRVHPTLIPADRLIANVNGVMNAVMVNGDAAGSTLFYGAGAGMEPTASSVIADLVDVVRAMTSDPENRVPHLAFQPDSLSAHPILPIEACESAYYLRIQAKDHPGVLAQVASILSERGINIESIMQKEAEEHDGLVPMILLTHRVLEQHINDAIAALEALAGVVGPVVRIRVEHLN
- the dsbC gene encoding bifunctional protein-disulfide isomerase/oxidoreductase DsbC, whose protein sequence is MRLTQIFAAAAIALVSTFAVADDAADKAIRKSLENLQLEVPVETITASPLPGLYEVKLKGSRVLYASADGQYVVQGYLFDLKDGKPVNLTEKTERLGISKLINAIPVAETVVYPAIGETKSHITVFTDTTCPYCHKLHAEVPELNKRGIEVRYVAFPRQGLGSPGDEQLQAVWCSKDKKAAMDKMVDGKEIKAAKCDNPVSKQFALGQSIGVNGTPAIVLADGQVIPGYQPAPQVAKLALGAK
- the xerD gene encoding site-specific tyrosine recombinase XerD, translated to MPAIDHPLIDQFLDALWLEKGLSDNTRDAYRSDLALFNGWLQDKGLELVNAGRELILDHLAWRLEQNYKPRSTARFLSGVRGFYRYLLREKMIAVDPTLRVDMPQLGRPLPKSLSEADVEALLKAPDLSEAIGQRDRAMLEVLYACGLRVTELISLTLEQVNLRQGVLRVMGKGSKERLVPMGEEAIVWVERYMRDARSELLGGRPSDVLFPSQRGEQMTRQTFWHRIKHQARVAGIGKSLSPHTLRHAFATHLLNHGADLRVVQMLLGHSDLSTTQIYTHVARARLQDLHARHHPRG